Proteins co-encoded in one Streptomyces roseochromogenus subsp. oscitans DS 12.976 genomic window:
- a CDS encoding FlgD immunoglobulin-like domain containing protein: MRLFGEEWVAQRALRRGLVAASAAFSLVPGIGFAAGPAQADTSGEVVLPADAAYVPPEDTVEAAGDTGYLHTQQGTSGTQWTDDASGQSYTVTPAVGFPHDGLGAVLGPGSPVVHIEDLATRATTSIQPPAGQVWTHAYTGSSILTHAQQSGPQVLHLVRSANGQVTDTPIPCPPEVTGFAGVLTQDDAGAVLYLRTASGELPFLVDYAAATVHEIFAGTDTTSVKIGLSAGQVYAYPNSWPTYVDTVPRDDPGATPTRTPLPAAVANNDAGVADIAVTGGWILVNHHVTTTYTAPGDALQAVPIGGGATQKLFPWAQPDLVTAPDGSVLVTAGTSSEDWAVRRITAASGQVPTSSVVQRVPPLPAPVRNLSLGAGTLANDDWVSNSALPDPVYERDISSSLQAGPRTTVTQHGTGVITRGNGQVAYQTSDGIVSPVAGGSSQHLYATGAAVAASGRYILQQDSGYFFVQDFEAPSALPYQSTTEAASLWGRKVWEEDPGHHGDVRSYDLVSKRYTADLPVDPACGNLSAVQAVGRWLYWSCAHVDGVTDKAGVWDLSAGKNIPVPYGQAQLGDGYLVLRDAASGALMLTDFHNGTGTAPVTTEFAGATAGVWTVDRFGGAAAYVDSQQRVHLVPVSVPRSPIAAIDPRTSGRRVTVQLSRPAASATVTFTDPFGHVLRTQTAEVAGASVDVTWNGRTDGGTALPNGTYTWKVKATAADDTSAVTTGTLRLTGAADAYRDYSASGLGSLTTLTSTGWLTAHFSSRADGTFAGTSGSSGWPSGITAVPFGDINGDGCNELLVRMPGGELRAYRAGCGHWPSPNTSYASLGTGFNQYKWLSSPGDLNGDGTPDLVAWSASTGDLYVIPVTQRGTLGARQLVRSGLTYAKLISVGDVTGDAIGDLLAYDHSGSLWLMAGDGHGNFQSRKLIFSNWGTGYNAVIGAGDITGDGKPDLVERDSSGTMWVNPGLGNGSFGGRIKAATGWNYTGMS; encoded by the coding sequence ATGCGCCTTTTTGGGGAGGAATGGGTGGCTCAACGCGCCCTCAGACGCGGCTTGGTGGCCGCGTCCGCAGCATTCAGCCTGGTTCCGGGCATCGGGTTCGCAGCAGGGCCCGCGCAGGCGGACACCTCCGGCGAGGTCGTGCTACCGGCCGATGCCGCATACGTGCCGCCCGAGGACACGGTGGAGGCGGCGGGTGACACCGGCTATCTGCACACACAGCAGGGCACGTCCGGGACGCAGTGGACCGACGATGCCTCGGGGCAGTCGTACACCGTCACGCCCGCGGTCGGATTCCCCCACGATGGCCTGGGCGCCGTGCTGGGGCCGGGAAGCCCCGTCGTACACATCGAGGACCTGGCGACCCGGGCCACCACGTCCATCCAGCCGCCCGCGGGACAGGTGTGGACGCACGCCTACACCGGCTCGTCCATCCTCACCCATGCGCAGCAGAGCGGCCCGCAGGTGTTGCATCTGGTGCGGTCCGCGAACGGCCAGGTCACCGACACGCCCATCCCGTGCCCGCCGGAGGTGACCGGTTTCGCCGGAGTGCTGACCCAGGACGACGCCGGTGCTGTGCTGTATCTGCGCACCGCCTCCGGAGAGCTGCCGTTCCTGGTGGACTACGCTGCCGCGACCGTGCACGAGATCTTCGCGGGGACGGACACCACCTCGGTGAAGATCGGTCTTTCGGCGGGCCAGGTGTACGCCTATCCGAACTCCTGGCCCACGTACGTCGACACCGTCCCCCGGGACGATCCCGGCGCGACGCCGACGCGGACGCCGCTACCGGCCGCCGTCGCGAACAATGACGCAGGGGTTGCCGACATCGCCGTGACCGGTGGCTGGATCCTCGTGAACCACCATGTCACCACGACCTACACGGCCCCCGGCGATGCCTTGCAGGCGGTGCCGATCGGCGGCGGGGCCACTCAGAAGCTGTTCCCCTGGGCACAGCCGGACCTGGTGACGGCGCCTGACGGCAGTGTGCTGGTCACCGCAGGAACCAGCTCCGAGGACTGGGCGGTCCGCAGGATCACCGCGGCTTCCGGCCAGGTGCCGACAAGCTCCGTCGTACAACGGGTACCGCCGCTTCCCGCGCCGGTGCGGAATCTTTCCTTGGGCGCGGGCACGTTGGCCAATGACGACTGGGTGTCCAACTCGGCGCTGCCCGACCCCGTGTACGAGCGCGACATCAGCTCCTCCCTGCAGGCCGGGCCGCGTACCACCGTCACGCAGCACGGCACCGGGGTCATCACGCGCGGCAACGGGCAAGTGGCCTACCAGACATCCGACGGCATCGTCTCGCCGGTCGCCGGCGGATCCTCCCAGCACCTCTACGCGACCGGCGCTGCGGTGGCCGCCTCCGGGCGCTACATCCTCCAGCAGGACAGCGGGTACTTCTTCGTCCAGGACTTCGAGGCCCCCAGCGCGCTCCCCTACCAGTCGACCACCGAGGCGGCGTCACTGTGGGGCCGGAAGGTCTGGGAGGAGGACCCGGGCCACCACGGTGACGTGAGGTCCTACGACCTGGTCTCGAAGCGGTACACGGCAGATCTCCCGGTGGACCCGGCGTGCGGGAACCTGTCCGCGGTCCAGGCCGTCGGCCGCTGGCTGTACTGGTCCTGCGCGCACGTTGACGGAGTCACCGACAAGGCCGGGGTATGGGACCTGTCTGCGGGCAAGAACATCCCGGTCCCCTACGGGCAGGCTCAACTCGGGGACGGCTACCTGGTCTTGCGTGACGCGGCCTCCGGCGCGTTGATGCTCACCGACTTCCACAACGGCACGGGAACAGCACCGGTGACCACCGAGTTCGCCGGCGCGACCGCTGGGGTCTGGACGGTCGACAGGTTCGGCGGCGCCGCGGCCTACGTCGACTCCCAGCAGCGCGTCCATCTGGTGCCGGTCTCCGTGCCGCGTTCCCCGATCGCCGCGATCGACCCGCGTACGAGCGGCAGAAGGGTGACCGTTCAGCTGTCGCGTCCCGCGGCTTCGGCGACGGTGACGTTCACCGACCCCTTCGGCCACGTACTCCGCACCCAGACGGCCGAAGTTGCGGGGGCCTCGGTCGACGTGACGTGGAACGGCCGCACCGACGGCGGCACAGCGCTCCCGAACGGCACCTACACCTGGAAGGTGAAGGCCACGGCGGCCGACGACACCAGCGCGGTGACCACCGGCACCCTGCGACTGACCGGTGCCGCGGACGCCTACCGGGACTACAGCGCGAGCGGCCTCGGCTCCCTGACCACGCTGACCTCGACGGGCTGGCTCACGGCCCACTTCTCATCCCGCGCGGACGGCACGTTCGCCGGCACGAGCGGCAGCAGCGGCTGGCCGAGCGGGATCACCGCGGTGCCCTTCGGCGACATCAACGGGGACGGCTGCAACGAACTGCTGGTGCGCATGCCTGGCGGTGAACTGCGCGCGTACCGTGCCGGATGCGGGCACTGGCCCTCGCCGAACACCTCGTACGCCTCGCTGGGTACCGGCTTCAATCAGTACAAGTGGCTCTCCTCGCCGGGTGACCTGAACGGCGACGGCACCCCGGACCTGGTGGCGTGGAGTGCCTCGACCGGTGACCTGTATGTCATCCCGGTCACCCAGCGGGGCACGCTCGGGGCCCGGCAACTGGTCCGTTCCGGACTGACCTACGCGAAGCTGATCTCGGTCGGTGACGTGACCGGCGACGCGATCGGGGACCTGCTGGCCTACGACCACTCCGGCAGCCTGTGGCTGATGGCAGGCGACGGCCACGGTAACTTCCAGTCCCGCAAGCTGATCTTCAGCAACTGGGGCACGGGGTACAACGCCGTGATCGGCGCCGGCGACATCACCGGCGACGGCAAGCCCGACCTCGTCGAACGGGACTCCTCCGGCACCATGTGGGTCAACCCGGGTCTCGGAAACGGCTCCTTCGGCGGACGGATCAAAGCAGCGACCGGCTGGAACTACACCGGCATGTCCTGA
- a CDS encoding VOC family protein, with protein MSDEESYELLGFDHVLLPVGDLGEALDFYQRAGFTVGFRFDEAGIAQLKVGGETPGILLCAELALGHRMPPWHSPRLWLEVPDARAAARELADAGIPPLDEVFQEATGWTVEIADPWGNIVGFTDYTKRRELGRRG; from the coding sequence ATGTCAGACGAAGAGTCGTACGAACTGCTCGGTTTCGACCACGTGCTGCTCCCCGTCGGCGACCTCGGCGAGGCCCTCGACTTCTACCAGCGGGCCGGATTCACCGTGGGGTTCCGGTTCGACGAGGCCGGGATCGCGCAGCTGAAGGTCGGCGGGGAGACACCCGGGATCCTGCTGTGCGCCGAGCTGGCGCTCGGGCACCGCATGCCACCGTGGCACTCGCCGCGCCTCTGGCTGGAGGTGCCGGACGCACGGGCCGCGGCGCGGGAGCTGGCCGACGCCGGCATCCCGCCACTGGACGAGGTGTTCCAGGAAGCCACCGGCTGGACGGTGGAGATCGCCGACCCCTGGGGCAATATCGTCGGCTTCACGGACTACACCAAACGCCGGGAACTGGGCCGCAGGGGCTGA
- a CDS encoding RNA polymerase sigma factor: MGQGGEPRRAQPRDGELGAAVARAQDGDETAFAVAYRIVQPGLLGYLRGLVGEDAEDVAADAWLEIARDLGRFQGDGAGFRGWTATIARHRALDHLRRRRVRPRIAPLEQDALELPGRLSTHDQALETLSTERALDLLRSLPRDQAEAVLLRVVVGLDGPAAARVLGKRPGAVRTAAHRGLKRLARNLGGQGAAQEGGEGVTDDGPRTLGEST, encoded by the coding sequence TTGGGCCAGGGAGGGGAACCCCGGCGCGCACAGCCGCGGGACGGGGAGCTGGGGGCGGCCGTCGCGCGCGCCCAGGACGGCGACGAGACCGCCTTCGCGGTGGCGTACCGGATCGTGCAGCCCGGCCTGCTCGGCTATCTGCGGGGCCTGGTCGGCGAGGACGCCGAGGACGTGGCCGCCGACGCCTGGCTGGAGATCGCCCGCGACCTCGGCCGGTTCCAGGGCGACGGCGCCGGCTTCCGCGGCTGGACCGCGACCATCGCCCGGCACCGTGCCCTGGACCATCTGCGCCGCCGGCGGGTACGGCCCCGCATCGCGCCGCTCGAACAGGACGCGCTGGAGCTGCCCGGCCGGCTGAGCACCCACGACCAGGCCCTGGAGACGCTGTCCACCGAGCGGGCGCTGGATCTGCTGCGCAGCCTGCCGCGCGACCAGGCCGAGGCCGTGCTGCTGCGGGTGGTCGTCGGCCTCGACGGCCCGGCCGCCGCACGCGTCCTCGGCAAGCGCCCCGGCGCCGTCCGCACGGCCGCGCACCGCGGGCTGAAACGCCTCGCCCGGAACCTGGGCGGCCAGGGCGCCGCGCAGGAGGGCGGCGAAGGTGTGACGGATGACGGCCCCCGGACGCTGGGTGAGTCGACATGA
- a CDS encoding beta-N-acetylhexosaminidase gives MTQHKRRASAQQVIRKRAVVAAAFVGTVALGTGVGVWASSGGDGGATEGGARQSSSGRVAETGDAATPSASPTTGRSSPLSQAPRTIPAVRSHTAARGPGWKPQKADRVVVSDGELADEGKLIAGELGLTYAGQKDDVRAGDVRLALGGGGGNQESYTMTVRDGRVDISGPGEAGVFYGTRTLKQEVHGGGTAPEGVVRDEPAKPVRGFMLDIARKPFSESWIEDRIRELGDLKFNELGLHFSDDQAFRIESGSHPEIVSKDHLTKAQVKKIVDLATSRHITVVPEIDSPGHLGAVLAAHPDLQLRNASGVATKGAIDISKPASAKIVDDLLNEYAGLFTGSQWHLGGDEYQALTVKDPQAAYPQLAAAARQKYGASGTVADLTTGWLNDRANTVRGHGKTMRAWNDGFYRGTSVQAAGDLQVAYWTGKEIGARQPVEYLSAGRKVLNYNDEFVYYVLGQPQTFVYPTGQRIYEQWSPRVLRGTAAVPASYDGQILGGSFAVWCDFPNAQTEAQVAAGIRMPLRATVQKLWDPGRPSLSWQDFQRLSAKLG, from the coding sequence GTGACCCAGCACAAGCGCCGGGCTTCGGCGCAGCAGGTGATACGTAAGCGGGCGGTCGTGGCCGCCGCGTTCGTCGGGACCGTCGCGCTCGGCACGGGCGTCGGCGTGTGGGCCTCGTCGGGCGGGGACGGCGGGGCGACGGAAGGGGGTGCGCGGCAGTCGTCGTCCGGCCGGGTGGCCGAAACCGGCGATGCGGCCACGCCCTCGGCGAGTCCGACGACCGGCCGGTCCTCTCCGCTGTCCCAGGCGCCGCGCACGATACCCGCCGTGCGCTCGCACACCGCGGCGCGCGGCCCCGGCTGGAAGCCGCAGAAGGCGGACCGGGTGGTGGTCAGCGACGGGGAGCTGGCCGACGAGGGGAAGCTGATAGCCGGGGAGCTGGGGCTGACCTACGCCGGGCAGAAGGACGACGTGCGGGCGGGGGACGTCCGGCTCGCGCTCGGCGGCGGGGGCGGGAACCAGGAGTCGTACACGATGACCGTCCGCGACGGGCGGGTCGACATCAGCGGACCCGGCGAGGCGGGGGTGTTCTACGGCACCCGCACGCTGAAGCAGGAGGTCCACGGCGGCGGTACGGCGCCGGAGGGGGTCGTGCGGGACGAGCCGGCCAAGCCGGTGCGCGGGTTCATGCTGGACATCGCGCGCAAGCCGTTCAGCGAGTCCTGGATCGAGGACCGAATACGCGAGCTGGGGGACCTGAAGTTCAACGAGCTGGGGCTGCACTTCTCAGACGACCAGGCCTTCCGGATCGAGTCCGGCAGCCATCCCGAGATCGTCTCCAAGGACCATCTGACCAAGGCGCAGGTCAAGAAGATCGTGGACCTGGCGACCAGCCGCCACATCACCGTCGTACCCGAGATCGACTCACCGGGACATCTGGGCGCCGTCCTCGCCGCCCACCCCGATCTGCAGCTCCGCAACGCGAGCGGGGTCGCCACCAAGGGCGCGATCGACATCTCCAAGCCCGCCTCCGCGAAGATCGTCGACGATCTGCTGAACGAGTACGCGGGGCTGTTCACCGGCAGTCAGTGGCATCTCGGCGGTGACGAGTACCAGGCGCTGACCGTGAAGGATCCGCAGGCCGCGTATCCGCAGCTGGCCGCGGCCGCCCGGCAGAAGTACGGCGCCTCCGGCACGGTCGCCGACCTCACCACCGGCTGGCTGAACGACCGCGCCAACACCGTCCGCGGCCACGGCAAGACCATGCGTGCCTGGAACGACGGCTTCTACCGCGGGACCTCGGTGCAGGCGGCCGGGGATCTCCAGGTCGCCTACTGGACCGGCAAGGAGATCGGCGCCCGGCAGCCCGTGGAGTACCTGAGCGCGGGGCGCAAGGTCCTCAACTACAACGACGAGTTCGTCTACTACGTCCTCGGCCAGCCGCAGACCTTCGTCTACCCGACCGGGCAGCGGATCTACGAGCAGTGGAGCCCGCGCGTGCTGCGCGGCACGGCCGCCGTACCGGCGAGCTACGACGGGCAGATCCTCGGCGGCTCGTTCGCGGTGTGGTGCGACTTCCCGAACGCCCAGACCGAGGCTCAGGTCGCGGCCGGGATACGGATGCCGCTACGGGCCACCGTGCAGAAGCTGTGGGATCCCGGCCGGCCGTCTTTGTCCTGGCAGGACTTCCAGCGACTTTCGGCCAAGCTCGGTTGA
- a CDS encoding 2-oxo-4-hydroxy-4-carboxy-5-ureidoimidazoline decarboxylase, which yields MTRGPTLPAHRLPSLPKPLDAFNTAPADEARALLLHCLHSLRWSRRIAHHRPYPDLESLLAAADEAAYDLSPSDLSEALAGESLPELPEGTYSVAHTALSAAHAAYEARFGHAFVIYLGDVPPDEAIDHILGAIRSRLTNDPEEERVIAAEELRRLARSRLATSLRGTGLHPSAAPPRWGSPRSSEAESGGATSHNAPAIGK from the coding sequence GTGACGCGAGGACCCACGCTGCCCGCCCACCGTCTCCCCTCTCTCCCTAAGCCCCTCGACGCGTTCAACACCGCCCCCGCCGACGAGGCCCGCGCCCTCCTGCTGCACTGCCTGCACAGCCTGCGCTGGTCCCGCCGTATCGCGCACCACCGCCCCTATCCCGACCTGGAGTCCCTCCTGGCCGCGGCGGACGAGGCGGCGTACGACCTGTCACCGAGCGACCTGTCGGAGGCCCTGGCGGGCGAGTCGCTCCCGGAGCTGCCGGAGGGCACATACTCCGTCGCCCACACGGCCCTGAGCGCGGCCCACGCGGCCTACGAGGCCCGATTCGGGCACGCGTTCGTCATCTATCTGGGTGATGTCCCGCCGGACGAGGCCATCGACCACATCCTCGGGGCGATCCGATCACGATTGACAAACGATCCCGAGGAGGAGCGGGTAATAGCGGCAGAGGAGCTACGCCGCCTTGCAAGAAGCAGACTGGCGACGTCCCTGAGGGGCACGGGGCTGCATCCGTCTGCGGCTCCGCCGCGATGGGGGTCCCCCCGCTCAAGCGAAGCCGAGAGTGGGGGAGCGACCAGCCACAACGCACCCGCAATCGGCAAATAA
- the sdhA gene encoding succinate dehydrogenase flavoprotein subunit yields the protein MKIHKYDTVIVGAGGAGMRAAIESTKRSRTAVLTKLYPTRSHTGAAQGGMAAALANVEEDNWEWHTFDTVKGGDYLVDQDAAEILAKEAIDAVLDLEKMGLPFNRTPDGTIDQRRFGGHSRNHGEAPVRRSCYAADRTGHMILQTLYQNCVKEGVEFFNEFYVLDQLITEVDGVKHSAGVVAYELATGEIHVFQAKSVIYASGGTGKFFKVTSNAHTLTGDGQAACYRRGLPLEDMEFFQFHPTGIWRMGILLTEGARGEGGILRNKDGERFMEKYAPVMKDLASRDVVSRSIYTEIREGRGCGPEGDHVYLDLTHLPPEQLDAKLPDITEFARTYLGIEPYTDPIPIQPTAHYAMGGIPTNVEGEVLSDNTTVVPGLYAAGEVACVSVHGANRLGTNSLLDINVFGRRAGIAAAEYAHTADFVELPENPESLVVEQIERLRESTGNERVAALRKELQETMDANVMVFRTEQTIKTAVEKIAELRERYKNVSIQDKGKRFNTDLLEAIELGNLLELAEVMAVSALARKESRGGHYREDYPNRDDVNFMRHTMAYREVGDDGTESIRLDYKPVVQTRYQPMERKY from the coding sequence ATGAAGATCCACAAGTACGACACCGTCATCGTCGGCGCCGGTGGCGCGGGCATGCGCGCGGCCATCGAGTCGACGAAGCGCAGCCGCACCGCCGTGCTGACCAAGCTCTACCCCACCCGCTCCCACACGGGCGCCGCGCAGGGCGGTATGGCCGCCGCGCTCGCCAACGTGGAGGAGGACAACTGGGAGTGGCACACCTTCGACACGGTCAAGGGCGGTGACTACCTGGTCGACCAGGACGCCGCCGAGATCCTGGCGAAGGAGGCCATCGACGCGGTCCTCGACCTGGAGAAGATGGGCCTGCCGTTCAACCGGACGCCCGACGGGACGATCGACCAGCGCCGTTTCGGCGGCCACTCCCGCAACCACGGCGAGGCCCCGGTCCGCCGGTCCTGCTACGCCGCGGACCGCACCGGCCACATGATCCTCCAGACGCTGTACCAGAACTGCGTCAAGGAGGGCGTGGAGTTCTTCAATGAGTTCTACGTCCTGGACCAGCTGATCACCGAGGTCGACGGGGTCAAGCACTCCGCCGGTGTGGTCGCCTACGAGCTGGCCACCGGTGAGATCCATGTCTTCCAGGCGAAGTCGGTCATCTACGCCTCCGGCGGCACCGGCAAGTTCTTCAAGGTGACCTCCAACGCGCACACCCTGACGGGTGACGGCCAGGCGGCCTGCTACCGCCGCGGTCTGCCGCTGGAGGACATGGAGTTCTTCCAGTTCCACCCGACCGGCATCTGGCGCATGGGCATCCTGCTGACGGAGGGCGCCCGTGGTGAGGGCGGCATCCTCCGCAACAAGGACGGCGAGCGCTTCATGGAGAAGTACGCGCCGGTCATGAAGGACCTCGCGTCCCGTGACGTGGTCTCCCGCTCCATCTACACGGAGATCCGCGAGGGCCGCGGCTGTGGTCCCGAGGGCGACCACGTCTACCTCGACCTGACCCACCTGCCGCCGGAGCAGCTGGACGCCAAGCTGCCGGACATCACCGAGTTCGCGCGGACCTACCTCGGTATCGAGCCGTACACGGACCCGATCCCGATCCAGCCGACCGCGCACTACGCGATGGGCGGTATCCCGACCAACGTCGAGGGTGAGGTCCTGTCGGACAACACCACGGTCGTCCCGGGTCTGTACGCGGCCGGCGAGGTCGCCTGTGTCTCCGTGCACGGCGCCAACCGTCTCGGCACCAACTCGCTGCTGGACATCAACGTCTTCGGCCGCCGCGCGGGCATCGCCGCCGCCGAGTACGCCCACACGGCGGACTTCGTCGAGCTGCCGGAGAACCCGGAGTCGCTCGTCGTCGAGCAGATCGAGCGGCTGCGCGAGTCCACCGGCAACGAGCGGGTGGCCGCGCTCCGCAAGGAGCTGCAGGAGACCATGGACGCCAACGTCATGGTGTTCCGCACCGAGCAGACGATCAAGACGGCCGTCGAGAAGATCGCCGAGCTGCGCGAGCGCTACAAGAACGTCTCGATCCAGGACAAGGGCAAGCGGTTCAACACGGACCTGCTGGAGGCCATCGAGCTGGGCAACCTGCTCGAACTGGCCGAGGTCATGGCCGTCTCCGCCCTGGCCCGCAAGGAGTCCCGCGGCGGTCACTACCGCGAGGACTACCCGAACCGCGACGACGTCAACTTCATGCGCCACACCATGGCGTACCGCGAGGTGGGCGACGACGGCACCGAGTCCATCCGTCTCGACTACAAGCCGGTCGTCCAGACCCGCTACCAGCCGATGGAGCGTAAGTACTGA
- a CDS encoding succinate dehydrogenase iron-sulfur subunit produces the protein MATPVLDKVEAEAAASSHLITVTFRVRRFNPEVSAEAAWEDFQLEIDPKERVLDGLHKIKWDVDGTLTFRRSCAHGICGSDAMRINGKNRLACKTLIKDINPEKPITVEPIKGLTVLKDLVVDMEPFFQAYRDVMPFLVTKDTNEPTRERLQSAEDRERFDDTTKCILCAACTSSCPVFWNDGQYFGPAAIVNAHRFIFDSRDEAGEQRLEILNDRDGVWRCRTTFNCTDACPRGIEVTKAIQEVKRALITRRY, from the coding sequence ATGGCTACCCCCGTTCTGGACAAGGTGGAGGCGGAGGCCGCGGCCTCCTCGCACCTGATCACGGTCACCTTCCGGGTCCGCCGGTTCAACCCGGAGGTCTCGGCCGAGGCGGCCTGGGAAGACTTCCAGCTGGAGATCGACCCCAAGGAGCGTGTCCTCGACGGCCTCCACAAGATCAAGTGGGACGTCGACGGCACCCTCACCTTCCGCCGCTCGTGCGCGCACGGCATCTGCGGCTCGGACGCGATGCGGATCAACGGCAAGAACCGCCTTGCCTGCAAGACGCTGATCAAGGACATCAACCCCGAGAAGCCGATCACGGTCGAGCCCATCAAGGGCCTGACGGTCCTGAAGGACCTGGTCGTGGACATGGAGCCGTTCTTCCAGGCATACCGGGACGTCATGCCGTTCCTGGTCACCAAGGACACGAACGAGCCGACGCGCGAGCGTCTGCAGTCGGCGGAGGACCGCGAGCGCTTCGACGACACGACGAAGTGCATCCTCTGCGCGGCCTGCACATCGTCCTGCCCGGTGTTCTGGAACGACGGCCAGTACTTCGGTCCGGCCGCGATCGTGAACGCCCACCGCTTCATCTTCGACAGCCGGGACGAGGCGGGCGAGCAGCGCCTGGAGATCCTCAACGACCGTGACGGCGTGTGGCGTTGCCGTACGACCTTCAACTGCACGGACGCCTGCCCGCGCGGTATCGAGGTCACCAAGGCGATCCAGGAAGTGAAGCGCGCGCTGATCACCCGCCGTTACTAA
- a CDS encoding succinate dehydrogenase hydrophobic membrane anchor subunit yields the protein MSTTETTAAGVGPVEGAPLYDADNPAPLIEAPRKRTKKTPKSTRGNFELAAWLFMRLSGVVLVVLVLGHLLIQLVLDGGVSKIGFAFVAGRWASPFWQVWDLLMLWLAMLHGANGLRTVINDYAERPNTRLWLKALLYTATVFTILLGTLVIFTFDPNIR from the coding sequence ATGTCCACGACTGAAACCACCGCAGCCGGCGTCGGCCCCGTCGAGGGCGCCCCGCTCTACGACGCCGACAACCCGGCCCCGCTGATCGAGGCGCCGCGCAAGCGCACCAAGAAGACGCCGAAGTCGACGCGCGGCAACTTCGAGCTGGCGGCCTGGCTGTTCATGCGCCTGTCCGGCGTCGTGCTGGTCGTCCTGGTCCTCGGCCACCTGCTGATCCAGCTCGTGCTGGACGGCGGTGTCTCCAAGATCGGCTTCGCCTTCGTGGCCGGCCGCTGGGCGAGCCCCTTCTGGCAGGTCTGGGACCTCCTCATGCTCTGGCTCGCGATGCTGCACGGCGCCAACGGCCTGCGCACGGTCATCAACGACTACGCCGAGCGGCCGAACACCCGGCTGTGGCTGAAGGCTCTGCTCTACACCGCCACGGTGTTCACCATCCTGCTGGGCACGCTGGTGATCTTCACCTTCGACCCGAACATCCGCTAG
- a CDS encoding TetR/AcrR family transcriptional regulator, giving the protein MPAKNDGPEATGPPSSKSEQTRALILETAMRLFQERGYDKTTMRAIAKEADVSVGNAYYYFEGKEHLIQGFYDRIAAEHQAAVREVLDRETDLEARLAGVLTGWLDIARPYHEFAVQFFKNAADPDSPLSPFSPESEHAREQAIGVHRAVLAGSKSKVAPELRDVLPELMWLAQMGLVLYWVFDRTEGRERSYRLARRGARLTARGVALARFRVLRPLVLEIHELFTDFLPGMTKALPDPRTKKTTETKKTTETKEAEGRGEQTDEQAG; this is encoded by the coding sequence GTGCCCGCGAAGAACGACGGTCCCGAGGCGACCGGTCCACCCAGCAGCAAGTCCGAGCAGACCCGTGCGCTGATCCTGGAGACCGCGATGCGGCTGTTCCAGGAGCGCGGGTACGACAAGACCACGATGCGGGCCATCGCCAAGGAGGCCGACGTCTCCGTCGGCAACGCCTACTACTACTTCGAGGGCAAGGAACACCTGATCCAGGGCTTCTACGACCGGATCGCCGCCGAGCACCAGGCGGCGGTCCGCGAGGTGCTGGACCGGGAGACCGACCTGGAGGCGCGGCTGGCGGGCGTGCTGACCGGCTGGCTCGACATCGCCCGCCCCTACCACGAGTTCGCCGTGCAGTTCTTCAAGAACGCCGCCGACCCCGACAGCCCGCTGAGCCCGTTCTCGCCGGAGAGCGAGCACGCCCGCGAGCAGGCCATCGGCGTCCACCGGGCGGTGCTGGCCGGCTCCAAGTCCAAGGTCGCACCCGAACTGCGGGACGTCCTCCCGGAGTTGATGTGGCTCGCCCAGATGGGACTGGTCCTGTACTGGGTCTTCGACCGCACGGAGGGCCGGGAGCGCAGCTACCGCCTGGCCCGCCGCGGCGCCCGGCTGACCGCCCGCGGCGTGGCGCTCGCCCGCTTCCGCGTGCTGCGCCCCCTGGTCCTGGAGATCCATGAACTGTTCACGGACTTCCTGCCCGGCATGACGAAGGCACTGCCGGATCCGCGGACGAAGAAGACCACGGAGACCAAGAAGACCACAGAGACCAAGGAGGCCGAGGGGCGCGGCGAGCAGACCGACGAGCAGGCCGGCTGA
- the sdhC gene encoding succinate dehydrogenase, cytochrome b556 subunit, which yields MPAGTLYRGREGMWSWVAHRVTGVLIFFFLFVHVLDTALVRVSPEDYDKVVATYKTPIVGLLEYGLVAAILFHALNGLRVIAVDFWSKGPRYQKQMFWTVMGVWIVLMAGAIYPVLGHAARVLFGS from the coding sequence GTGCCGGCTGGAACGCTGTACCGCGGCCGGGAAGGAATGTGGTCGTGGGTGGCTCACCGAGTCACCGGTGTCCTCATTTTCTTCTTCCTGTTCGTTCACGTGCTGGACACCGCTCTCGTGCGTGTCTCCCCCGAGGACTACGACAAGGTCGTAGCCACGTACAAGACGCCGATCGTCGGACTGCTGGAGTACGGCCTCGTCGCCGCCATCCTCTTCCACGCACTCAACGGCCTGCGCGTCATCGCCGTCGACTTCTGGTCGAAGGGCCCGCGCTACCAGAAGCAGATGTTCTGGACCGTGATGGGTGTCTGGATCGTCCTGATGGCCGGCGCGATCTACCCCGTGCTCGGCCACGCCGCTCGTGTCCTGTTCGGGAGCTGA